From Herbaspirillum sp. WKF16:
CACCTGATGCTCACCGGCGCGGGCGGCAGCTACAGCCGCTGGAACGACCTGGCGCTCACGCGCTGGCGCGAAGACGACACGCGCGATCACTGGGGCAGCTTCTGCTATATCCGGGACATGAGCGACGGCGTGTTCTGGTCCACCGCCGCGCAACCCACCCGGACCGAGCCATCTCACTATGAGGTGATCTTCTCTGAGGGACGGGCCGAATTCCGCCGCCGTGACCGGAGCTTCGAGACGCACACGGAAGTGGTGGTCTCGCCTGAGGACGATATCGAACTGCGCCGCACCAAGATCGTGAATCACTCATCCGCCTCGCGCACCATCGAGCTGACCAGCTATGCCGAGGTGGTGCTGGCGCCGGCGGCCGCGGACGCCATGCACCAGACCTTCGGCAACCTGTTCGTCCAGACCGAGATCGATGCGCGGCGCGGCGCCATCCTGTGCACGCGCCGCGCGCGCTCGCCCGGCGAAAGCGTGCCATGGATGTTCCATCTGATGACCGTGCACGGCACCGCCATCGAGGAGACGTCCTATGAGACCGACCGGCTGGCCTTCCTCGGCCGGACCAACACGCCGGCCTCGCCGGAGGCCATGCGCAGGGCCGGACCGTTGGCGGGCGCCGCCGGCTCCGTGCTGGATCCCATCATGGCGATCCGCCACCGCATCACGCTGGCGCCGGAGCAGTCCGTCACCATCGATATGGTGGCAGGCGTGGCGCCGACCAGGGAAGCGTGCCAGGGATTGGTCGGCAAATATCAGGACCGGCACCTGTGCGCTCGCGTGGTCGAGCTGGCGTGGACGCACAACCAGGTAGTGCTGCGCCAGCTCAACGCCAGCGAGGCCGATGCGCAACTCTACGGGCGGCTGGCGGGCTCGGTGGTCTACGCCAATCCCCTGCTGCGCGCGGATGCCGGCATCCTGGCCCGCAACCAGCGCGGCCAGTCGGCGCTGTGGAGTTATTCGATCTCCGGCGACCTGCCCATCGTGCTGGTGCAGATCGGCGACATGGCCAGCATCGAGCTGGTGCGGCAGCTGGTGCAGGCGCATGCCTACTGGCGTTCCAAGGGGCTGGCGGTCGATCTGGTGATATGGAACGAGGACCATGCGGGATATCGGCAGGTGCTGCAGGACCAGATCCTGGGCCTGATCTCGTCCGTGACCGGCGCGCATGCGATCGATCGTCCCGGAGGAATCTTCATTCGTTTTCTGGACCAGATCTCCGATGAAGACAGGGTGCTGTTCCAGTCCGTCGCGCGCATCATACTGAGCGACCGCAACGGATCCCTGGCCGAGCAGCTGAACCGGCGCGAGCCGCCGGAGTCCAGGCTGCCGATGCTGGCGGTCACGGCCGCAGCTGCGCCCGTCGACGATGAGGGCCTCGCCGCATATTCAGGGCGGGCGCCGCTGTTCCAGAACGGCACCGGCGGTTTCAGCGAAGATGGCGACGAGTACAGAATCATCACCGGAGAAGGCCGCCGTACGCCGGCGCCGTGGAGCAATGTCATTGCCAACCCCCATTTCGGCACCGTGATTTCCGAAAGCGGTCAGGCCTACAGCTGGAGCGAAAACGCGCACGAATTCCGGATTACCCCGTGGAACAACGATCCCGTCAGCGATCGCGGCGGGGAGGCCTTCTACCTGCGCGATGAAGATAGCGGGCGATACTGGTCACCCACGCCGCTGCCGGCTTGCGGCGGCGGAGAGTACCTTGCGCGGCACGGATTCGGCTACAGCGTGTTCGAGCATAGCGAAGATGGGCTGGCTTGCGCGCTGACCGTCTATGTTGCCCTCGATGCCGCAATCAAGTATTCGGTATTGCGCATCCGTAACGAGTCGGGACGGCCGCGCCGGCTGTCGGCGACCGGCTATGTCGAATGGGTGCTGGGCGACCTGCGGGCCAAGACCGCGATGCATATCACCAGCGAGATCGACCCGGCGACCGGGGCGCTGTTTGCCCGCAATCACTACAACACCGAATTTCCGCACAGGCTGGCCTTCTTCGATGTCGATGCCGTGAAGTCGGTCACCGCCGATCGGCAGGAATTCATCGGGCGCAACCATTCGCTGGACGATCCGGCCGCCATGCGGCGGCAACGGCTCTCCGGCAAGAGCGGCGCCGGCCTCGATCCGTGCGCGGCCCTGCAGGTGGCATTCGAGCTGGCGCCGGGCCAGGAGCAGGAGCTGGTGTTCATGTTGGGCGCCGCCGACACGCGCGAGACCGACCCGGTGGCGCTGCTGATGCGCTACCGCGGCAGCGTTGCCGCCGCGGAGGCGTTGCTCGCGGTGCGGCGCTATTGGCAAGAGACGCTTGGCGCGATCCGCATCGCCACGCCGGAACCCGCCATCGACCTGCTGGCCAACGGTTGGCTGCTGTACCAGACGCTGGCTTGTCGCATGTGGGGGCGCAGCGGTTTCTACCAGTCCGGCGGCGCCTTCGGCTTCCGCGACCAGTTGCAGGACGCCATGGCGCTCGTGCATGTCGAGCCGCAACTGGTGCGGTCGCATCTGTTGCTGTGCGCCGGACGCCAATTCGTCGAAGGAGACGTCCAGCATTGGTGGCATCCGCCCGGCGGCCGCGGCGTGAGAACCCACTGTTCCGACGACTATCTCTGGTTGCCGCTGGCGGCGTGCCGCTATATTGCCGTCACCGGCGACGACGGCGTGCTGGACGAGACGATTGCTTTCATCGAAGGTCGCGCCGTGGGCGCGGATGAAGACTCCTACTACGACTTGCCTGCGCCCTCGGCGCAATCCGCCTCGCTGTATCAGCACTGTGTGCGCGCGATCCGGCATGGATTGCGGTTCGGCGTCCACGGACTCTCGCTGATGGGATCTTGCGACTGGAACGACGGCATGGACAAGGTCGGCCATCAAGGGCGGGGCGAGAGCGTCTGGCTCAGCTTCTTCTTCTGCGAGGTGCTGCTGCGTTTTGCCGAGGTGGCCGCCGCTTGCGGCGACGCCGCCTTCGCGGCGGAGTGCCGCGCGCAGGCGGCGCTGTTGCGCGGCAATATCGAGGCCAACGGATGGGACGGCCAGTGGTACCTGCGCGCCTATTTCGACGACGGCAGCCCGCTCGGCTCGGCCGCCAACGTCGAATGCCGCATCGATTCGATTTCGCAGAGCTGGTCGGTTCTTTCCGGGGCCGGGATGCCGCAGCGGAGCAGCGCGGCGATGGACGCGGTCAATCGCCACCTTGTCCACCCGGAGCAGGGCGTGGTGCAGCTGCTGGATCCTCCGTTCGACCATGCCGGCCAGAATCCCGGCTACATCCGCGGCTATGTGCCGGGGGTGCGGGAAAACGGCGGCCAGTACACCCACGCCGCCATCTGGGCCGCCATGGCGTTCGCGCGCATGGGCGACAGCGGCTCGGCATGGACGATCGCGCGCATGATCAACCCCATCCTGCACGCCGGCACGCAGCGGGAGGTCGACGTCTACAAGGTGGAGCCCTACGTGATGGCGGCCGATGTCTATGCGGCCAGTCCCCATATGGGCCGCGGCGGCTGGACCTGGTACACCGGATCGGCCGGCTGGATGTACAGGCTCCTGGTGGAGTCCCTGCTGGGACTGGACATACGGGGCGACATCCTCACCGTCCATCCGTGCCTGCCGCCGGCCTGGGAAGGTTACCGGCTGGACTACCGGCATCACGGCGCATGCTATCGGATGACGATCGTCCAGTCGCGGGACGGGACCTCCGATCGTCCCGACCGCTATGTTCTGGACGGCGCCGCACTGCCGTCTTCCTCATTGAACCTGGTGGACGACGGGCAGGATCATACGGTGGAGATCACCTTGTTTCGCCGGGCGCCGTCGCGCGTTGCGCAGCCTGCTGTTTCATAAAACAACGATTACGTCCGTGTCGCCTGCGTTAGAGGAGTTGCGCCTACATCCAGTCCTTCGGCGCAGGCGCATGATCGTGCATTACCCCTGCATTGGATCGGCCGCGATGCCGAAGCAGGCAGGGGCCGCAAGCGCAACGGACATCACGGTCTGCCCGCCGACGCCATATCGACCGTGACAAGGAATACACATGTCTGATCCCATTCTTCCCGCCAAGCCGCTGGGCGCCGGCGCCGATGACCACACGCAGGAGAAGTCCCGCGCCAGCGATACTGCCCTGAGAATAAAGCGGGCGCGACGTCTTGAATCGATCGCTGCCCGGCCGACCTCGAACGCATCCGGCGCGCCGCCGGAGGTTGCCGACACGGCGAAGGACGATCCGCCCGTCGAAGAAGCCGGCGACGCATCGGCCCTGGACCAGATCCGGCGGCGGCAAGCCGGTCAGCAGAGCGATGCCGGCCGGGCGCTGTATCAGGATGGCGACGTATTGCGCGGCAGGCCGCTGCTGACGCTCAAGAAGGGCGACGGCAAGCCATGATGCGGCGCCCCGCGCATGCGGACACAGGGAAATCCGTGCGCAATGTTCGCTGCAGAACAGATAAAGGATGTCCGGAAAGGAGATGATTCCTTCGGGCGGAAAAAACGAATGGCGAAGAGTCATCGCTGCTCAACAAAAAAGCGCGCCGATCCTTGCTGTTCCCAAGGCGCCATCAGAATCAAATCGTAGAAGTCCGCTTTGCAACCATCTATGCCACATTTACCAAGAGGCCATTCAATGAAAAACGTCATTTTCGGGGTATTCCTGTCCGCGTCCCTGATGCTCTCCAGCGCCGCCGTCCAGGCATCGACGGACATCAACAATACATCCACCATCACCTTCAACGGACCCAGTTCATCCATCGGCGCTTCGTACGGGGCAGGCACGACCGGGAAGACCTTTACCGAGAACTTCACGTTTGACCAGGGTACGTTCTTCAACGTCTCCTCGGCGGTGATTTCGATTGCCCTGGATTCGGTCTCGGGCCTCGATATCACCAGCTTTACGCTGAGCGGCAACGGCATGACGGCCAGCGGTTCGATGACATCCGGCTCGGGATCGCAGACGTGGACGCTGAGCGCCTCCAATCTCGCCTCCGGTCTCTACACCTTGTCCGCCATCGGCAAGGTGACGGGTTCGGCCGGCGGCAGCTTCGGCGGCAATATCAGCGTGGCGGCCGTGCCTGAGAATTCCACCGTGGCAATGATGCTGGCGGGGCTGGGCCTGATCGGCTTCGTCGCCACGCGCCGCCGCCGCAAAGCCGCGGCCGATGAGGTAAGGTCCGGCGGTCTCATGCCTGCATGATCGGCAAGGGACGGATATTGAAACTGCCCTGCGGGGCAGTTTTTTTCGGTGAACGCATTTGTATGTCCGGCATCGAACATAGGTGCTTTCCAGCCTCGCCGCTGGAGTTTTGCGACGTCGGTCCCGCCCGCTTTTTCCCTCCAATATCGGACTCGAGATGCCCCCCGCGGATTCTCCATTGAAGAACCAGCTGCTGGCCGCCTTGGCGCCGGAAGTGCAGCAACGCGTCATCGCCCGGCTGGAATGGGTCGCTCTTCCCTTGGGCTCGGTTCTCTACGAGTCGGGCGATGCCTTGCAACACGTTTATTTCCCGACCGACTCCATCGTTTCGTTGCTGTACGTCATGGAAGATGGCGCCTCGGCAGAGATTTCGGTCGTCGGCAATGACGGCTTCATCGGCATCGCCATCCTGATGGGCGGCGAAAGCACGCCGAGCAGGGCCATCGTGCAAAGCGGAGGAGGCGCCTATCGCCTCTCGGCCGCGCGCTTCAAAGACGAATTCCATCGGGACACCAGCACCCTTCATCTGATGTTGCGCTACAGCCAGGCCCTCATTACCCAAATGGCCCAGACCGCCGTATGCAATCGACATCATTCCATCGACCAGCAATTGTGCCGCTGGCTGTTGCTCTCGCTGGATCGGCTCCCTGGCAATCAGTTGACGATGACGCAGGAGCTGATCGCCAACATGCTGGGCGTACGCCGGGAGGGCGTCACCGAGGCGGCCGGGAAGCTTCAGCGACAAGGGGTGATCGAGTACAGCAGGGGACGCCTCACAGTGCTGGACCGTCCCCGTCTGGAGGAGCTGTGCTGCGAATGCTATGCGGTGGTCAGGAAGGAGACGCGGCGCCTCTTGCCGCCAGCGCGGCGGAATGCATGATATCGATCATTCCATGTGCGCGGGACGGTATCGCTGAAGCATGCCGGACGGCAAGGATACCGATACATGCGCAAGGCGCTACAGCGCATGCGCATACAGCGTCGTCTCATCGGCGTAACAGGCGCACGCCTCTTTTTCCAGTTTTTTCCGGCTGAGGATGGTGACATGGCCGCGGCTGTATTCGATCGCGCCATTCCTGCGCAATTGCGTCGCCGCTGCGGTAATGCCTACACGGCGCACGCCCAGCAGCGAGGCCAGGGTTTGCTGCGTAATCCGGAGTTCAGCCGCGTCGGTGCGGTCATGGCTCATCAGGAGCCATTTGGCGAGCCGCTGGCGTATGGTGTGAAACTTGATGCAGCGGCAGGTGCTGTACAGCTGTTGGATCACGACATTGATGTATCGATTCAATACCGGTTGCAGGCTTTTGTTATCACTCAGTTCCTTCTGGAAATCCATGGCGGAAATGTTCCATGCGCGGCCCGGCGAGAGCACAGATGCATGGACGCGCGTGTTTCTCAATCCCAAGACGCATGGGATGCCGTACATGCCTTCGCTGCCCACCAATCCGACTTGGAAGCGCGGCGTCGCTTCTCCCGCAGACAGGATGGAGATCAGGGCGTCGACGGGAAAGTAGACCTGGTCGCTCCGGTGCGGCGATGCGATCTCGCCGGTGGCGAGTTCAACCAGTGTGCATTGCCTCAAGAAACGCGCCCGATCACCGGAGGGGAGGATTGCAATAATGTGGTTCTGCTCATTTCTCAATTCATCTCTCGGGTGGTGGAATCGCACATGGGCCGCAACGCAGGCCTGAGCGTGGTTTCGATGAACGGAGCATGTGCCTTCCGCCCCTTTGTCACCGTCCGTTGGCGAACATACGCGCCCGATGCCAAAGGATCTCGCACTGCCGAGGCCGGGTGTGCGGCAACGCTCGATGAGGGCCGACGCCGTGATCGGTGGCAGGGTGCCACGAGCCAGTCCGACGTCGTCCTTGAGCGAGCGCGACTCTTCCACCGCAAAATAAATGATGAAGTAGAATTGTCTTTTCTTAGAGAAACATGAATTCCATTCATCATGCTTGACCGCATTCATTTATCCATCGTGCAGGAAGTGGAAAAGCAAGGCTCCCTGACCGCGGCTGCGGGCGTCCTGCACGTGACGCAGTCGGCGCTGAGCCACAGCATGAAGAAGCTGGAGCTGCAGCTGGGCACCGACATCTGGCTGCGCGAAGGCCGCAGCCTGCGCCTGACGCAGGCCGGCCAGTATCTGTTGGCGGTGGCCAACCGGGTGCTGCCGCAGCTCAACCTGGCGGAAGAACGTTTGCGGCAGTTCGCCCAGGGCGAGCGGGGCGCGCTGCGCATCGGCATGGAATGCCACCCTTGCTACCAATGGCTGTTGAAAGTCGTCTCGCCTTATCTGGCCAAGTGGCCGGATGTGGATGTGGACGTCAAGCAGAAGTTCCAGTTCGGCGGCATCGGCGCGCTGTTCGGCTACGAGATCGACCTGCTGGTGACGCCCGACCCGCTGGACAAGCCGGGCCTCGTGTTCGAGCCGGTGTTCGACTACGAGCAGGTCCTGGTCGTCGCCGGCAACCACAAGCTGGCCAAGGAGGAATACATCAAGCCCAGGCAGCTGAGCAATGAGGTGCTGGTGACCTACCCGGTGCCGGTCGACCGCCTGGACATCTACAGCATGTTCCTCGCTCCGGCCGGTATCACGCCCAAGCGCCACAAGGCGATCGAGACCACCGACATCATGCTGCAGATGGTCGCCAGCGGCCGCGGCGTGGCTGCGCTGCCGCGCTGGCTGGTGCTGGAATACGCGGACAAGATGGATGTGGTGCCCGTCCGGCTGGGCAAGCACGGCATCGCCAAGAATATCTTCCTGGGAGCGCGCGAGGCGGACGTGGGCATCGATTACCTGCGCGCATTCATCGAGCAGGCGAAACGGCCCGCGTTGGCCTGATTTCTTCGTGGCAGCAGGCTCCACGATCCCCCGACGATTATCGAACCAGTACCCAACGCGTACTCATTTCCAGTTCTCACCGTCGGCGACCATCTGGCCTGAAGGCGCCGCGCCCATCCTTCATTCTTTGTCCCCGCCGTGAGAGACGCCTTTCTCACGCATTCCCTCATCCACGGTTCGCCGCCGGCTTCGCTCCGAAGCGAGTGAGCCTCTCGTCCCTCAAGGCGCTCGCCAAGCATCCGACGGCCTTGCGGGCAAGCCCGCAAGCAAATCAGCAGCTGCATTGATGCATGAGTGGATCTAATGGTTTTATGAGATCAATTCACTTTTATTCATGATTGGCCCGGCATAAGATTCGTCTCAGCTATCAACGACATCAAGACTGCCGAATCAAAGAGCCCAAGAAGAGGTTGGATGCGCTTGAAAAGCAAGCAGCGGGCGCAGGCTTGATGTCAGAAACCAGGGGCCAGGATCATCATGAGTAAGGAATTCACATTTGCCATCAAGAGTATTGGCTTCGATGAACACTATCGTCCATCAGACAATACGCGTATCACCACCAACTTTGCCAACCTGGCCAGGGGGGCGAGCCGCCAGGAGAACCTGCGCAATACCTTCAGGATGATCGACAACCGTTTCAACGCCTTGGCGCATTGGGACAACCCCAAGGGCGATCGATATCAGGTCCGGCTTGAAATCATTTCCGTTGAGATGGCGATCGATGGTGAAAGCAGCGGCAATGCTCTCCCTCTGATCGAGATACTGAAGACCAATATCGTCGATCGGAAAACCGGCGAACGCATCGAGGGCATCGTAGGGAATAACTTTTCCTCCTACGTGCGCGATTACGACTTCAGCGTGCTCTTGCTGGAGCACACCAGGAATCAGCCTGAATTCAGCGCTCCGGACAACTTCGGGGACCTGCATGGGAAGCTGTTCAAGTGTTTCGTGAATTCAAATACCTACAAGGAACATTTCGCCAAGCCGCCCGTGATCTGTCTCAGCGTGTCCAGCAGCAAGACCTATCATCGGACTGAGAACCTGCATCCCGTCCTGGGTGTGGAATACCGGCAGGATGAATACTCCCTGACGGATGAATATTTCAGGAAGATGGGGTTGAAGGTTCGCTATTTCATGCCGGCCAACAGCGCCGCGCCGCTGGCATTTTATTTCTCCGGCGATCTGCTGAGCGACTACACGAACCTCGAGCTGATCAGCACCATCAGCACGATGGACACCTTCCAGAAGATTTACCGGCCAGAGATCTATAACGCGAATTCCGCGGCCGGAAAGTCCTATCAGCCCAGCTTGAAGCACCAGGATTATTCATTGA
This genomic window contains:
- a CDS encoding LysR family transcriptional regulator, with amino-acid sequence MLDRIHLSIVQEVEKQGSLTAAAGVLHVTQSALSHSMKKLELQLGTDIWLREGRSLRLTQAGQYLLAVANRVLPQLNLAEERLRQFAQGERGALRIGMECHPCYQWLLKVVSPYLAKWPDVDVDVKQKFQFGGIGALFGYEIDLLVTPDPLDKPGLVFEPVFDYEQVLVVAGNHKLAKEEYIKPRQLSNEVLVTYPVPVDRLDIYSMFLAPAGITPKRHKAIETTDIMLQMVASGRGVAALPRWLVLEYADKMDVVPVRLGKHGIAKNIFLGAREADVGIDYLRAFIEQAKRPALA
- a CDS encoding FxDxF family PEP-CTERM protein — encoded protein: MKNVIFGVFLSASLMLSSAAVQASTDINNTSTITFNGPSSSIGASYGAGTTGKTFTENFTFDQGTFFNVSSAVISIALDSVSGLDITSFTLSGNGMTASGSMTSGSGSQTWTLSASNLASGLYTLSAIGKVTGSAGGSFGGNISVAAVPENSTVAMMLAGLGLIGFVATRRRRKAAADEVRSGGLMPA
- a CDS encoding Crp/Fnr family transcriptional regulator; the encoded protein is MPPADSPLKNQLLAALAPEVQQRVIARLEWVALPLGSVLYESGDALQHVYFPTDSIVSLLYVMEDGASAEISVVGNDGFIGIAILMGGESTPSRAIVQSGGGAYRLSAARFKDEFHRDTSTLHLMLRYSQALITQMAQTAVCNRHHSIDQQLCRWLLLSLDRLPGNQLTMTQELIANMLGVRREGVTEAAGKLQRQGVIEYSRGRLTVLDRPRLEELCCECYAVVRKETRRLLPPARRNA
- a CDS encoding Crp/Fnr family transcriptional regulator yields the protein MNAVKHDEWNSCFSKKRQFYFIIYFAVEESRSLKDDVGLARGTLPPITASALIERCRTPGLGSARSFGIGRVCSPTDGDKGAEGTCSVHRNHAQACVAAHVRFHHPRDELRNEQNHIIAILPSGDRARFLRQCTLVELATGEIASPHRSDQVYFPVDALISILSAGEATPRFQVGLVGSEGMYGIPCVLGLRNTRVHASVLSPGRAWNISAMDFQKELSDNKSLQPVLNRYINVVIQQLYSTCRCIKFHTIRQRLAKWLLMSHDRTDAAELRITQQTLASLLGVRRVGITAAATQLRRNGAIEYSRGHVTILSRKKLEKEACACYADETTLYAHAL
- a CDS encoding DUF1852 domain-containing protein; the protein is MSKEFTFAIKSIGFDEHYRPSDNTRITTNFANLARGASRQENLRNTFRMIDNRFNALAHWDNPKGDRYQVRLEIISVEMAIDGESSGNALPLIEILKTNIVDRKTGERIEGIVGNNFSSYVRDYDFSVLLLEHTRNQPEFSAPDNFGDLHGKLFKCFVNSNTYKEHFAKPPVICLSVSSSKTYHRTENLHPVLGVEYRQDEYSLTDEYFRKMGLKVRYFMPANSAAPLAFYFSGDLLSDYTNLELISTISTMDTFQKIYRPEIYNANSAAGKSYQPSLKHQDYSLTRIVYDREERSRLAIEQGRFVEENFIKPYRAILDQWSAHYAL